One genomic segment of Drosophila melanogaster chromosome 3R includes these proteins:
- the betaTub97EF gene encoding beta-Tubulin at 97EF, isoform B, giving the protein MREIVHLQAGQCGNQIGSKFWEIISDEHGIDPNGYYHGESALQHERIDVYYNEASSGKYVPRAVLIDLEPGTMDSVRQSPVGQLFRPDNFVYGQSGAGNNWAKGHYTEGAELIDSVLEVLRKESEGCDCLQGFQLAHSLGGGTGSGLGTLLISKIREEYPDRIMNSFSVVPSPKVSDTVVEPYNATLSIHQLVENTDETFCIDNEALYDICFRTLKLSSPTYGDLNHLVSVTMSGVTTCLRFPGQLNADLRKLAVNMVPFPRLHFFMPGFAPLTAKGSQQYRALTVAELTQQMFDAKNMMTACDPRHGRYLTVACIFRGPMSMKEVDTQMYNVQSKNSSYFVEWIPNNVKVAVCDIPPRGLKMSATFIGNSTAIQEIFKRISEQFTAMFRRKAFLHWYTGEGMDEMEFTEAESNMNDLISEYQQYQEATADDEVEFDDEQAEQEGYESEVLQNGNGE; this is encoded by the exons ATGAGGGAAATTGTGCATCTGCAGGCGGGCCAGTGCGGCAATCAGATCGGTTCGAAG TTCTGGGAAATCATCTCCGACGAGCACGGCATCGATCCCAATGGTTACTACCACGGCGAGTCCGCCCTGCAGCACGAGCGGATCGATGTTTACTACAACGAGGCCAGCAGCGGGAAGTACGTGCCGCGAGCGGTGCTCATCGACCTGGAGCCGGGCACCATGGACTCCGTCCGCCAGTCGCCGGTGGGCCAGCTTTTCCGGCCAGATAACTTCGTTTACGGACAGTCGGGAGCCG GCAACAACTGGGCCAAGGGCCATTACACAGAGGGCGCCGAGCTGATCGATTCCGTGCTGGAGGTGCTGCGCAAGGAATCCGAGGGCTGCGACTGCCTGCAGGGCTTCCAGCTGGCTCACTCGCTTGGCGGAGGCACTGGCTCCGGCCTGGGCACGCTGCTCATCTCGAAGATTCGCGAGGAGTACCCCGACCGCATCATGAACTCCTTCTCCGTGGTGCCATCGCCCAAG GTATCCGACACTGTCGTGGAGCCGTACAATGCCACGCTGTCCATCCACCAGCTGGTGGAGAACACCGACGAGACATTCTGCATTGACAACGAGGCTCTCTACGACATCTGCTTCCGCACGCTGAAGCTATCGTCGCCCACCTACGGCGATCTGAACCATCTCGTCTCC GTCACAATGTCCGGAGTGACCACCTGCCTGCGCTTCCCTGGCCAGCTGAACGCTGATCTTCGCAAGCTGGCGGTGAACATGGTGCCCTTCCCGCGTCTGCACTTCTTCATGCCCGGATTCGCTCCGCTGACCGCCAAGGGATCCCAGCAATATCGCGCCCTCACGGTGGCCGAGCTGACCCAGCAAATGTTCGATGCCAAAAACATGATGACCGCCTGTGATCCCCGGCACGGACGCTACCTCACCGTGGCCTGCATCTTCCGGG GACCCATGTCCATGAAGGAGGTGGACACGCAGATGTACAACGTGCAGAGCAAGAACAGCAGCTACTTTGTCGAATGGATTCCCAACAACGTCAAGGTGGCCGTCTGCGACATCCCGCCCCGTGGGCTCAAGATGTCCGCCACCTTCATTGGCAACTCGACCGCCATCCAGGAGATCTTTAAGCGCATCTCCGAGCAGTTCACTGCCATGTTCCGGCGCAAGGCCTTCTTGCACTGGTACACCGGCGAGGGCATGGACGAGATGGAGTTCACCGAGGCCGAGAGCAACATGAACGATCTGATATCCGAGTACCAACAGTACCAG GAGGCTACCGCCGACGACGAAGTGGAGTTCGATGACGAGCAGGCCGAGCAGGAAGGCTACGAGTCGGAGGTCCTGCAGAACGGCAATGGCGAGTAA
- the CG4815 gene encoding uncharacterized protein — protein sequence MESGWTLVRLLLILNSVRTEAGNREEWTGRFHPRIYNGIKTTVESLGGVGIQLFNGRKLVCSATLLTPRHILTAAHCFENLNRSKFHVIGGKSAEFTWHGNNFNKNKLIRVQIHPKYAKMKFIADVAVAKTKYPLRSKYIGYAQLCRSVLHPRDKLIAAGWGFEGGVWDESRKKTFRSMKVGIVSKRDCEKQLDRKMPPNIICAGAYNNKTLCFGDSGGPLLLGRQVCGINTWTFKCGNNEKPDVYMGVRYYAKFIKRTINRMGF from the coding sequence ATGGAATCAGGTTGGACACTCGTTCGGCTGCTGTTAATTCTAAATTCCGTGAGAACAGAAGCTGGGAATAGAGAGGAGTGGACTGGCAGGTTCCATCCCAGGATTTATAATGGCATAAAGACGACTGTCGAATCTCTTGGAGGAGTGGGCATTCAGCTCTTCAATGGGAGAAAGCTCGTCTGCTCCGCAACACTTCTAACACCGCGACACATCCTTACGGCAGCCCATTGTTTCGAAAACCTGAATAGGTCTAAGTTCCACGTGATCGGTGGAAAGTCAGCGGAATTCACTTGGCACGGCAACAACTTCAACAAGAATAAACTTATAAGGGTGCAAATTCATCcgaaatatgcgaaaatgaaattcatCGCGGATGTCGCGGTGGCGAAGACCAAGTATCCCTTGAGGAGCAAGTACATCGGCTACGCCCAGCTCTGTCGATCGGTACTGCATCCAAGGGATAAACTCATTGCAGCCGGTTGGGGATTCGAAGGCGGCGTTTGGGATGAGTCCAGGAAGAAAACATTTCGCTCGATGAAAGTTGGTATTGTGAGTAAACGAGATTGCGAGAAGCAGCTGGATCGCAAGATGCCACCCAATATCATCTGTGCCGGTGCCTACAACAACAAGACTCTCTGCTTCGGCGACTCCGGTGGACCACTTCTGTTGGGGCGGCAAGTTTGTGGCATCAACACGTGGACTTTCAAATGCGGCAACAACGAAAAGCCAGACGTATACATGGGTGTGCGATACTACGCCAAGTTTATTAAAAGAACTATTAACAGAATGGGCTTTTGA
- the CG4849 gene encoding uncharacterized protein, protein MDSDLYDEFGNYIGPDLDSDEEDEQSIYGQPDVQDDPEDAMDEDEVEPQEDEDKEVTAVVLHEDKRYYPSAVEVYGPDVETIVQEEDAQPLDKPLIEPVKKLKFQIKEQDMQETTYDMEFMADLMDTPPLIRNVALVGHLHHGKTTFVDCLIRQTHPQFETMEERQLRYTDTLFTEQERGCSIKATPVTLVLQDVKQKSYLLNIFDTPGHVNFSDEATAAMRMSDGVVLFIDAAEGVMLNTERLLKHAVQERQAITVCINKIDRLILELKLPPQDAYFKLKHIVEEVNGLLSTYGAPDDNLLVSPILGNVCFASSLYGFCFTLKSFAKLYADTYEGVAYLDFAKRLWGDMYFNSKTRKFSKKQPHNSAQRSFVEFILEPMYKLIAQVVGDVDTTLSDTLAELNVRVSKEEMKSNIRPLLRLVCNRFMGDCSGFVDMCVEHIKSPLENAKRKVDHIYTGPKEGDIYRDMISCNQYGTLMVHSSKMYPNDDCTFFQVLARIVSGTLHAGQEVRVLGENYTLQDEEDSRILQVGRLWVFESRYKVELNRVPAGNWVLIEGIDQCIVKTSTIVDINVPEDLYIFRPLKFNTQSIIKIAVEPVNPSELPKMLDGLRKVNKSYPLLSTRVEESGEHVILGTGELYLDCVMHDLRKMYSEIDIKVADPVVAFCETVVETSSLKCFAETPNKKNKITMISEPLEKGLAEDIENGTVCINWNKKRIGEFFQVNYDWDLLAARSIWAFGPDSTGPNILVDDTLPSEVDKNLLTAVKDSIVQGFQWGTREGPLCEEPIRNVKFKILDGVIANEALHRGGGQIIPTARRVAYSAFLMATPRLMEPYLFVEVQAPADCVSAVYTVLARRRGHVTQDAPVSGSPIYTIKAFIPAIDSFGFETDLRTHTQGQAFCLSVFHHWQIVPGDPLDKSIIIRPLEPQQASHLAREFMIKTRRRKGLSEDVSINKFFDDPMLLELARQDVLINYPL, encoded by the exons ATGGATTCCGATTTGTACGATGAGTTTGGCAACTATATTGGCCCCGATTTAGACAGCGACGAGGAAGATGAGCAAAGTATTTATGGGCAACCCGATGTGCAGGATGACCCAGAG GACGCCATggacgaggacgaggtggAGCCACAGGAGGACGAGGACAAGGAGGTGACCGCCGTGGTTTTGCACGAGGACAAACGCTACTATCCGTCAGCAGTTGAGGTCTACGGCCCGGATGTGGAGACCATTGTCCAGGAGGAGGACGCCCAGCCGCTGGACAAGCCGCTTATAGAGCCAGTGAAGAAGCTCAAGTTCCAGATCAAGGAGCAAGACATGCAGGAGACCACCTACGACATGGAGTTCATGGCCGATCTCATGGACACTCCGCCGCTTATTCGCAACGTGGCTTTGGTTGGCCACCTGCACCACGGCAAGACCACCTTTGTCGACTGCCTCATCCGGCAGACGCATCCGCAATTTGAGACCATGGAGGAGCGCCAGTTGCGCTACACGGACACCCTGTTCACGGAACAGGAACGCGGCTGCAGCATCAAGGCCACGCCGGTCACACTTGTCCTGCAGGATGTCAAACAGAAGAGCTACTTGCTGAACATCTTCGACACCCCGGGGCATGTCAACTTCTCGGACGAGGCCACCGCCGCCATGCGAATGAGCGATGGTGTCGTGCTGTTCATCGATGCCGCCGAGGGCGTCATGCTCAACACGGAGCGACTGCTCAAGCACGCGGTGCAAGAGCGCCAGGCTATCACCGTTTGCATAAACAAG ATTGATCGCCTCATCCTGGAGCTGAAATTGCCGCCCCAGGACGCCTACTTTAAGTTGAAACACATTGTGGAGGAAGTCAATGGGCTGCTGAG CACCTATGGCGCTCCAGATGACAATCTCTTAGTTTCGCCTATTTTGGGCAACGTGTGCTTCGCCAGCTCGTTGTACGGATTTTGTTTCACTCTGAAATCCTTTGCCAAGCTGTATGCAGACACCTATGAGGGAGTGGCTTACCTGGACTTTGCCAAGCGGCTCTGGGGTGACATGTACTTCAACAGTAAAAC GCGCAAGTTCTCGAAGAAGCAGCCGCACAATTCGGCACAGCGCAGCTTTGTGGAGTTCATTTTGGAGCCCATGTACAAGCTGATAGCCCAGGTGGTTGGCGATGTGGACACCACTTTGTCGGACACTCTGGCCGAGCTGAATGTGCGCGTCTCCAAGGAGGAGATGAAGTCCAATATAAGACCACTGCTGCGTCTCGTCTGTAACCGCTTCATGGGCGACTGCAGCGGTTTTGTGGATATGTGCGTGGAGCACATTAAATCCCCTTTGGAAAATGCCAAGCGAAAGGTGGACCATATATACACTGGACCCAAAGAGGGTGACATTTACCGGGATATGATATCATGCAACCAATACGGCACTCTGATGGTGCACAGTTCCAAGATGTATCCCAACGACGACTGTACCTTCTTCCAAGTGCTGGCGAGGATTGTCTCTGGTACTCTACACGCTGGCCAGGAGGTGCGTGTCCTGGGAGAGAACTACACCTTGCAGGATGAGGAGGACTCTCGCATTCTGCAAGTCGGTCGTCTGTGGGTATTTGAGTCTCGTTACAAGGTGGAGTTAAATCGTGTACCCGCCGGAAATTGGGTGCTCATCGAAGGCATCGATCAGTGTATCGTTAAGACCTCCACAATTGTGGATATTAATGTTCCAGAAGACCTCTACATATTCCGACCACTGAAGTTCAACACCCAGAGCATTATCAAGATTGCTGTGGAGCCAGTGAATCCATCCGAGCTTCCCAAGATGTTGGATGGCCTCCGCAAGGTGAATAAATCCTATCCACTTCTCTCCACTCGAGTTGAAGAATCCGGCGAGCATGTTATTCTGGGCACTGGCGAGCTGTACTTGGATTGTGTCATGCACGATCTGCGGAAGATGTACTCCGAGATCGACATCAAAGTGGCGGATCCCGTCGTGGCTTTTTGCGAAACAGTTGTGGAAACGAGTTCCCTGAAATGTTTCGCCGAAACGCCGaataagaaaaacaaaataaccaTGATCTCGGAGCCACTGGAGAAGGGACTGGCCGAGGACATTGAGAACGGAACCGTCTGCATAAACTGGAACAAAAAGCGCATCGGCGAGTTCTTCCAAGTCAACTACGATTGGGATCTGCTTGCGGCGCGTTCCATTTGGGCCTTCGGTCCCGACTCCACGGGTCCAAATATCCTGGTCGACGACACCCTGCCCTCGGAAGTGGACAAGAACCTGCTGACCGCGGTTAAGGATTCGATTGTGCAGGGCTTCCAATGGGGAACGCGAGAAGGGCCGCTGTGCGAGGAGCCAATCCGTAATGTCAAGTTTAAGATTCTCGATGGCGTCATCGCCAACGAGGCGTTGCATCGAGGCGGTGGACAGATCATTCCAACAGCCCGTCGTGTGGCATACTCGGCGTTTTTGATGGCCACCCCACGTTTAATGGAACCATATCTATTTGTGGAGGTTCAGGCGCCGGCAGATTGTGTATCCGCTGTCTATACTGTGCTGGCCAGGCGCAG AGGCCACGTAACGCAGGATGCTCCCGTATCGGGTTCTCCCATATATACGATCAAAGCCTTCATACCCGCCATTGATTCATTTGGATTTGAGACGGATCTCCGCACGCACACCCAGGGCCAGGCCTTCTGCCTTTCGGTGTTCCATCACTGGCAGATAGTGCCTGGCGATCCCCTGGACAAGAGCATCATAATCCGGCCACTGGAGCCGCAGCAAGCATCCCATTTGGCCAGAGAGTTTATGATCAAGACGCGTCGCAGGAAGGGTCTGTCCGAGGACGTGTCCATCAACAAATTCTTCGACGATCCTATGTTGCTGGAGTTGGCACGCCAGGATGTGCTGATCAACTACCCGCTTTAG
- the CG31131 gene encoding uncharacterized protein, translating to MRKFCLLLLMAHFVASSRNLNDILGREEWISIAKEYIKNHKPYKAKIYTPYKPRIVNFTNPFDGDFWDTTTVATNPQETTGYFTGEVSTTTEKSATEESTTTAVDYSTTESSYVTSTTDTLYSTTTAWPEVTSTDAIDATESVALYSTTTSSPEAADSTTESNSDSTEYAESTLIYPDLSTGWQETTTETIQSSTGLQESTTTEFMPSTTEFPESTTTLSSEFSEKELIKTTTEIEINPSTTELPESTTESADSTTEPNESTFALSTDQTTTETAETSTEELFSTTETQESTTSLLEIIATTPGVETTTSYLDAVIDSTEEESSTLSTPFGFNLTTTEIVETQVETTTPRQLNFVEDYVRQRPRKLKYSSDTEPELYWY from the coding sequence ATGAGAAAATTCTGTTTGCTTCTTTTAATGGCGCATTTTGTGGCCTCAAGCCGAAATTTAAACGATATTCTCGGTCGCGAGGAGTGGATTAGCATAGCCAAGGAATACATCAAGAACCACAAGCCTTACAAAGCCAAAATCTACACACCCTACAAGCCGCGCATCGTAAATTTTACCAATCCGTTCGATGGAGATTTTTGGGACACAACTACGGTGGCCACCAATCCGCAGGAGACTACTGGCTACTTCACTGGGGAAGTATCTACTACAACGGAGAAAAGTGCCACTGAGGAATCTACAACTACGGCGGTGGATTATTCAACCACCGAATCTAGTTATGTAACTTCAACCACGGATACTTTATATTCCACGACAACAGCTTGGCCGGAAGTCACCAGCACAGATGCTATAGATGCCACTGAATCAGTAGCCCTATATTCCACAACAACTTCGAGTCCAGAAGCTGCAGATTCAACGACAGAAAGCAATTCAGACAGTACTGAATATGCTGAATCAACGTTAATTTATCCAGATTTATCTACAGGATGGCAAGAAACTACTACAGAAACCATTCAGAGCTCTACAGGATTGCAGgaatcaacaacaacagagtTTATGCCAAGTACTACGGAATTTCCGGAATCAACGACTACTTTAAGTTCTGAATTTTCAGAGAAAGAACTAATAAAAACTACCAcagaaatagaaatcaatCCAAGCACTACAGAATTGCCGGAATCAACGACTGAATCTGCTGATTCTACCACAGAACCGAACGAATCCACGTTTGCATTATCCACAGATCAAACTACAACTGAAACAGCAGAAACTTCAACAGAAGAATTGTTTTCAACCACAGAAACCCAGGAATCTACTACATCCTTGCTGGAAATCATTGCCACGACTCCGGGCGTGGAAACTACCACGTCGTATCTGGATGCAGTGATTGACAGCACCGAAGAGGAAAGTTCTACATTATCAACACCATTTGGATTTAATTTAACAACAACGGAAATAGTAGAAACTCAAGTAGAAACCACAACACCAAGGCAATTGAATTTCGTCGAAGATTACGTTCGCCAGAGACCGAGAAAATTGAAGTACTCTTCGGACACGGAGCCGGAACTTTACTGGTACTGA
- the betaTub97EF gene encoding beta-Tubulin at 97EF, isoform C, with protein MREIVHLQAGQCGNQIGSKFWEIISDEHGIDPNGYYHGESALQHERIDVYYNEASSGKYVPRAVLIDLEPGTMDSVRQSPVGQLFRPDNFVYGQSGAGNNWAKGHYTEGAELIDSVLEVLRKESEGCDCLQGFQLAHSLGGGTGSGLGTLLISKIREEYPDRIMNSFSVVPSPKVSEVVVEPYNATLSLHQLIVDTDETFCIDNEALYDICYQSLRICSPTYQDLNHLVSVTMSGVTTCLRFPGQLNADLRKLAVNMVPFPRLHFFMPGFAPLTAKGSQQYRALTVAELTQQMFDAKNMMTACDPRHGRYLTVACIFRGPMSMKEVDTQMYNVQSKNSSYFVEWIPNNVKVAVCDIPPRGLKMSATFIGNSTAIQEIFKRISEQFTAMFRRKAFLHWYTGEGMDEMEFTEAESNMNDLISEYQQYQEATADDEVEFDDEQAEQEGYESEVLQNGNGE; from the exons ATGAGGGAAATTGTGCATCTGCAGGCGGGCCAGTGCGGCAATCAGATCGGTTCGAAG TTCTGGGAAATCATCTCCGACGAGCACGGCATCGATCCCAATGGTTACTACCACGGCGAGTCCGCCCTGCAGCACGAGCGGATCGATGTTTACTACAACGAGGCCAGCAGCGGGAAGTACGTGCCGCGAGCGGTGCTCATCGACCTGGAGCCGGGCACCATGGACTCCGTCCGCCAGTCGCCGGTGGGCCAGCTTTTCCGGCCAGATAACTTCGTTTACGGACAGTCGGGAGCCG GCAACAACTGGGCCAAGGGCCATTACACAGAGGGCGCCGAGCTGATCGATTCCGTGCTGGAGGTGCTGCGCAAGGAATCCGAGGGCTGCGACTGCCTGCAGGGCTTCCAGCTGGCTCACTCGCTTGGCGGAGGCACTGGCTCCGGCCTGGGCACGCTGCTCATCTCGAAGATTCGCGAGGAGTACCCCGACCGCATCATGAACTCCTTCTCCGTGGTGCCATCGCCCAAG GTGTCtgaggtggtggtggagccATATAACGCCACGTTGTCGCTGCACCAGCTAATTGTGGACACCGATGAGACGTTCTGCATCGACAACGAGGCTTTGTATGACATCTGCTATCAGAGCTTGCGCATCTGCTCGCCCACCTACCAGGATCTCAACCACCTGGTGTCA GTCACAATGTCCGGAGTGACCACCTGCCTGCGCTTCCCTGGCCAGCTGAACGCTGATCTTCGCAAGCTGGCGGTGAACATGGTGCCCTTCCCGCGTCTGCACTTCTTCATGCCCGGATTCGCTCCGCTGACCGCCAAGGGATCCCAGCAATATCGCGCCCTCACGGTGGCCGAGCTGACCCAGCAAATGTTCGATGCCAAAAACATGATGACCGCCTGTGATCCCCGGCACGGACGCTACCTCACCGTGGCCTGCATCTTCCGGG GACCCATGTCCATGAAGGAGGTGGACACGCAGATGTACAACGTGCAGAGCAAGAACAGCAGCTACTTTGTCGAATGGATTCCCAACAACGTCAAGGTGGCCGTCTGCGACATCCCGCCCCGTGGGCTCAAGATGTCCGCCACCTTCATTGGCAACTCGACCGCCATCCAGGAGATCTTTAAGCGCATCTCCGAGCAGTTCACTGCCATGTTCCGGCGCAAGGCCTTCTTGCACTGGTACACCGGCGAGGGCATGGACGAGATGGAGTTCACCGAGGCCGAGAGCAACATGAACGATCTGATATCCGAGTACCAACAGTACCAG GAGGCTACCGCCGACGACGAAGTGGAGTTCGATGACGAGCAGGCCGAGCAGGAAGGCTACGAGTCGGAGGTCCTGCAGAACGGCAATGGCGAGTAA